The Mastacembelus armatus chromosome 13, fMasArm1.2, whole genome shotgun sequence DNA segment ATTCACAAATGTTTTACCATCCGTGCGTTGGCGCGTCCTTTTTACGAGAAGCACCCTGATATAGACAGAAGTCCTCATTAATAGTAATAACCATATTAATAagatataaaaattaaatagaACACTCAACTGTAAATGCGTTGCAGTATCTCTGTTCATTATGTGATGTGACAGTTCTGAGTAAATCCCCTCGCTTCCTGCACTTGGAGCGAGTGCATGCAGCAAACTGCAgttcattttaatatatttatttttttctctctttcaatCATTTCCTACAAACATTATGTGCACAGCCTCTGGATGTTTGTACATCCTAGTCAGGGGCAAAAGAGACACAGGAAATCCCCAAATCAGGGAGACGTCCAGCTCCCGTGCGTCTTGCATGTCATGATAACTCCATAAAAAAGGGGTTTTagtgacaggtgtgttttaggaggttatatatgttttattctCTGGTGCCCTTCTTGTTCCTCTTTTGCTCTGTCTTGGGTGTATAgagatatttatatatttatattataaaaataacgACTGTTGACATTGCTGGCTACTCTGAAAAAAGGCACTTCATTGAAATATCTGAGAATGGCCTCTCCTCCAAAGTGATTTTGGGGGAAACATTGTAactgtaatataatattttattttatatcatgctgctttttcatgtttattttaatattgtatttgggtgattttgttttgtagGTGGCAAAGTGAACATGttgactttgtgttttgttttttttctccatgggCTAGAGCTGTTAAAACCGGTACGATTTTTCCAAGACTTCGAGGTAATCCGGCTTTGTTTGAAGTTTGGCCCTTAACTCGAGGTAATCGCTTTGGGACGGGTCGGGGTAGCAGCTTTTCCCCGCCGTGAAAAGCAACGTCTCCTTCAGCCGTGCGTCCTGCTGCAAATCCGGGTACTGCATGCCTGGTGGGTGCGCATGCGCCACATGCATGTCCTTTAGTTTCGGTACTGTCCCATACAAACAGTCTACAAAGCCCACTGTCGGGGTGGGCCTCTGACTGTCAATCACTGTGGGGCAGAGCCCTCCATTTTCATGAAATCCTGCCATATCAGCTGTGGTGTGGTTGACTGTGACAATGGTGTTGAGTTGAGAGTTGGAGACGGCCAGGgtccactctctctctttctctaacaAGGTTCTGTAGTTACTGTTGCTACTGCTGCCATTGTCTTTCTTCTCTGAAAACTGTGCTCTGTCTTCCTCTGCTATTTCCCCCTCTCTTGGCTTATAGATCGGGTTGTTACACATCTGAGTCACAGGGTGGGGGATATAATCATAAACGTGACCATGGCCGTGTGTGTGattagtgtgagtgtgtgtgtgcatactcgGTGTTGGTTTCTCTGGTGTGCCAGTGTTACCAGCACTACTCTGCCTCGGTGGGTCCTCAAAAATCCTGCACTGCATCTGGATCCCTGTCAGGTCTACTTCAGAACGTTTCCGGAAGGGCAGCTTCTTCCTGCGACGGAGAACAAAGGCAAAAAGCCCAGcagccacaaacacagcagagatgaagagaaTGAGTAGGCTGAGGATAAGGACAGACAGTGGGACAGCTCCTCTTCCACCTGCTTCCCCCATGTCAGAGCTTCCTGTGGTGAGGTCATCCCCACCAGGAAGGGCTGGTGAGGGACCTGAAGAATGCTTAAGCTCTGGACAGATGACCTCAACCTCTAGTGAACGCAGGTCTTTCCCAAAAGCAAATTCAGGCGTCTTACAAATGACATCTCCGACCACTATCACAGAAGAGAGCTTTTCCAGCCACTGTTTGAGGGGAATGATATCACAAGAGCAATCCCAGGGGTTTTGATGGAGATCAATCTGGACTATGGAGGTCAGATGCTCCAAAACACCACGAACAGGAAGGGAAAGGAAGTAGTTGTTGCGGAGGTTGAGTCGTGCAAGGTTGGTGCCAGCAAAAGCATTAGTAGGGAGAGACCGTAACAGATTGTCATTAAGGAAAACCAGCTGAAGATTTGGCATTAGGGAAAAGGAGTTAGGTTGTATCTCACGTATGACATTATACTCAAAGTAAAGATAGCTCAACATCTGCAGCCCCCGAAACATCCCAGGGGTGAGTCTCTCAATGTCATTCCCATTCAGATATAAGCTTTTCAGGTTTGGTAGGTTGATAAAGGCGCCCTCCTGGACATATGATATCCGATTATTCCCTAAATGCAGTAAATCCAAACTTGAGAAGTTCCAGAAATCGGAGCGGTAGATTTTCTGTATCAGATTTTCACTGAGATACAATTTCTTGGCATTAAGAGGCCGTGGCAGGAGCTCTGAGATGTTATGAAAGCCTTTCTCTTTACAGTTCACTGTTAGCCCCAGGTCATTAATGTGAAGGTTGCAAATACATCCAGCAGGACAAATTATTGGAATAGGAGGTCTTGTTTGATAGCCAGCAATAGGGGGTTGATTGATGCCTGGATAGATGCTACGAGGGGTTGGGGGGTTTTTTGTTGGTCGTGGCCGTTTGGTAGGCTTGGTAATTCTCTCCTTGTATTCCACAGAAGAGGCTGTGTTATGAAAGGAGGAGAGCATGGAGGAAGGTTTAGTAGGCCATGTGTTCTCATTGCTGAATGGGACCCGGGGAATTCCCAACTTGGCCTCAATCTCTGCATCAGAGAGCAGCGGACAAAGTTCAGTGCGCTTGATTTCCCGTAAGTCTTTTCCATGTAAGTGGAATGGGTACTCACATGTGATCTCACCCACTAGAGCTGTATAAGGAATTCTCTCCAGCCATGTTTTTAACTggacaatctcacacacacagttccagGGGTTCTCCTCCAGCTGGATTTCCATTAAGCTCCTCCCAACATACTCCAGCGTGCCCTTATATGGCAGAGTCTTTAATCTGTTTCCTCTCAGGTCGAGATGTGTGAGTGACACAGACCGGAAAAGATAATTTGGGAGCACAGGAATCAGATTGTCATTTAGTATAAGCACTCTCAATTTGTGAAGGTGCCTAAATGCACCACTTTCAATCCTTTTGATAACATTATAGTCCGCTTGGAGATACTCCAAACTCTCCAACCCCAAAAAAGTGTCATTCCGGAAAACTTCtagtttgttttcatgtagGAACAGCCGTTTGAGTATTCCCAAGCCATTGAATGCTCCAGCGTGGATATCTTGCAAGGCATTATTACCCAAATTAATGGATATGGCATTGTTGAGATGGAGAAAGCTATTAAAGTAAAGCTTCCTCATGGAATTTCTTTGCAAGTTGAGCTTGAAGGGCCGGCTCCATATCTGGGAGATCTGACTGACATTTGTAAATCCTTTACTGTCACAGTGGACATGGAAGATGCCCTCTTTGACCTCGCAGTAGCAGGGCTCAAAACAGGGCTCGTCGATCTCCTCGGAGTCCTCTAGTAGTGGGATAGGGGTGGTCCATCCTAAGGCTATGGTGCTCAGCAAGGTAACCCACAGCATCCTTGCTGACACCAAGGGGATGAAGTCTCGGCTCCAGGGACAGAGCCACTTCACAGCACTGcaacagagaacagagacaaagaatggAAAGGAAGTATGGGTAGtgattacacacacagatacacacaaacacaccctcacAAAGTGAGGTTTGAggtgagagaggaagacagtgaGGAGAGACACAGAGGAGAGCAAGGGTGCATTAGTTT contains these protein-coding regions:
- the slitrk3a gene encoding SLIT and NTRK-like protein 3; its protein translation is MLWVTLLSTIALGWTTPIPLLEDSEEIDEPCFEPCYCEVKEGIFHVHCDSKGFTNVSQISQIWSRPFKLNLQRNSMRKLYFNSFLHLNNAISINLGNNALQDIHAGAFNGLGILKRLFLHENKLEVFRNDTFLGLESLEYLQADYNVIKRIESGAFRHLHKLRVLILNDNLIPVLPNYLFRSVSLTHLDLRGNRLKTLPYKGTLEYVGRSLMEIQLEENPWNCVCEIVQLKTWLERIPYTALVGEITCEYPFHLHGKDLREIKRTELCPLLSDAEIEAKLGIPRVPFSNENTWPTKPSSMLSSFHNTASSVEYKERITKPTKRPRPTKNPPTPRSIYPGINQPPIAGYQTRPPIPIICPAGCICNLHINDLGLTVNCKEKGFHNISELLPRPLNAKKLYLSENLIQKIYRSDFWNFSSLDLLHLGNNRISYVQEGAFINLPNLKSLYLNGNDIERLTPGMFRGLQMLSYLYFEYNVIREIQPNSFSLMPNLQLVFLNDNLLRSLPTNAFAGTNLARLNLRNNYFLSLPVRGVLEHLTSIVQIDLHQNPWDCSCDIIPLKQWLEKLSSVIVVGDVICKTPEFAFGKDLRSLEVEVICPELKHSSGPSPALPGGDDLTTGSSDMGEAGGRGAVPLSVLILSLLILFISAVFVAAGLFAFVLRRRKKLPFRKRSEVDLTGIQMQCRIFEDPPRQSSAGNTGTPEKPTPSMHTHTHTNHTHGHGHVYDYIPHPVTQMCNNPIYKPREGEIAEEDRAQFSEKKDNGSSSNSNYRTLLEKEREWTLAVSNSQLNTIVTVNHTTADMAGFHENGGLCPTVIDSQRPTPTVGFVDCLYGTVPKLKDMHVAHAHPPGMQYPDLQQDARLKETLLFTAGKSCYPDPSQSDYLELRAKLQTKPDYLEVLEKSYRF